In Streptomyces violaceusniger Tu 4113, one DNA window encodes the following:
- a CDS encoding alpha-galactosidase, translating into MTSYQRWTLRTEQTCYTVRLSPDGPWAELDAWGPPGVETGPSALDWSRRTHFITPADAAPAEYLPYGLRPFTGADLVAGRPGAERGVWWEFEGAEEGPGTLRLTFTDGLLGLRTVLCYATVPGTDVIHRWTELTCTGEAELRLERFDSAAVNVPVTAGARLTYLTGQWSQEFQRTQLTLTRGAFTMGSSQGVPGHAYAPWLAVQDAAEPGDPPAYGVALEWPGNWHLTAEAEPGGAVRVRAGRVPHEGLVRLTPGDTLTTPRLACAFSAEGLDGLSRVWHRYERHLTGERLHRPRKVLYNSWEATTFDVDAAAQLELAKTAADIGAELFVVDDGWFTGRADDTGGLGDWYPDPAAFPSGFDRFVADVRALGLDFGLWIEPEAVSPGSRLYADHPDWVYRIDGRPARLVRHQLLLDLGRTDVQDFVIATLDRLLTGHDISYLKWDMNRPPTERGRPGAGPADRLDLDAQHVAGYLRVLDHLRTAHPRVTVEGCAGGGGRIDHATLARTDVVWPSDNTAPLDRLAVQYGFLHAHAPHLMSSWVTDAPGVFDPRPRSLAFRFVGAMCGVLGIGADLRRWDAGQRAEAACWIARYKEVRDVVHLGEARLLGSPLDATCGVQYDGPDARTVVAALGTGRLDGSPLVPGRPARLRLRGLDPAARYRDAASATTYSGAHLLHYGLPFTWSADHDAELVVLTRQ; encoded by the coding sequence ATGACGTCGTACCAGCGCTGGACCCTGCGCACCGAGCAGACCTGCTACACCGTCCGCCTCTCCCCCGACGGCCCGTGGGCCGAACTCGACGCGTGGGGGCCGCCCGGCGTCGAGACCGGCCCGTCCGCGCTGGACTGGTCGAGGCGCACCCACTTCATCACGCCCGCCGATGCCGCGCCCGCCGAGTATCTGCCGTACGGGCTGCGGCCGTTCACCGGGGCCGACCTGGTGGCGGGGCGCCCGGGTGCGGAGCGGGGAGTGTGGTGGGAGTTCGAGGGCGCCGAGGAGGGGCCGGGGACCCTGCGGCTCACCTTCACCGACGGCCTGCTCGGCCTGCGTACGGTCCTGTGCTACGCCACGGTGCCCGGCACCGACGTGATCCACCGCTGGACCGAGCTCACCTGCACGGGCGAGGCGGAGCTGCGGCTGGAGCGGTTCGACTCGGCCGCCGTGAACGTCCCCGTCACCGCCGGTGCCCGGCTGACGTACCTCACCGGCCAGTGGTCGCAGGAATTCCAGCGCACCCAACTCACCCTGACCAGAGGCGCGTTCACCATGGGCAGCAGCCAGGGCGTGCCCGGACACGCCTACGCGCCCTGGCTCGCGGTCCAGGACGCCGCGGAACCCGGGGACCCTCCCGCCTATGGCGTGGCCCTGGAGTGGCCCGGCAACTGGCACCTCACCGCGGAGGCCGAACCGGGCGGCGCCGTGCGCGTACGCGCCGGCCGCGTACCGCACGAGGGGCTGGTGCGCCTGACACCCGGCGACACCCTCACCACGCCGCGCCTCGCCTGCGCCTTCAGCGCCGAAGGGCTCGACGGGCTGTCCCGCGTCTGGCACCGCTACGAACGTCATCTGACCGGCGAGCGGCTGCACCGCCCCCGCAAGGTCCTCTACAACTCCTGGGAGGCCACCACCTTCGACGTCGACGCGGCGGCGCAGCTCGAACTGGCGAAGACGGCGGCGGACATCGGGGCCGAGCTGTTCGTCGTGGACGACGGATGGTTCACCGGCCGTGCCGACGACACCGGTGGGCTGGGCGACTGGTATCCGGACCCGGCGGCCTTCCCGTCCGGCTTCGACCGGTTCGTGGCCGACGTACGCGCGCTGGGCCTGGACTTCGGCCTGTGGATCGAGCCGGAGGCCGTCAGCCCCGGCAGCAGGCTGTACGCCGACCACCCCGACTGGGTGTACCGGATCGACGGCCGTCCCGCCCGCCTGGTGCGCCACCAGCTCCTGCTCGACCTGGGCCGGACCGACGTCCAGGACTTCGTCATCGCCACCCTCGACCGGCTGCTGACCGGCCATGACATCAGCTACCTCAAGTGGGACATGAACCGGCCGCCGACCGAGCGCGGCCGCCCCGGCGCCGGTCCCGCCGACCGTCTCGACCTGGACGCCCAGCACGTCGCCGGCTATCTGCGCGTCCTGGACCATCTGCGCACCGCCCACCCCCGGGTCACCGTCGAGGGGTGCGCGGGCGGCGGCGGGCGCATCGACCACGCGACCCTCGCCCGCACCGACGTGGTCTGGCCCAGCGACAACACCGCGCCCCTGGACCGGCTGGCCGTCCAGTACGGCTTCCTGCACGCCCATGCCCCGCATCTGATGAGCTCATGGGTCACCGACGCCCCCGGCGTCTTCGACCCCCGTCCGCGCAGCCTCGCCTTCCGCTTCGTGGGCGCCATGTGCGGCGTCCTCGGCATCGGCGCCGACCTGCGCCGGTGGGACGCCGGGCAGCGGGCGGAGGCCGCCTGTTGGATCGCCCGCTACAAGGAGGTGCGCGATGTCGTCCACCTCGGCGAGGCCCGGCTCCTGGGCAGCCCGCTGGACGCCACCTGCGGCGTCCAGTACGACGGCCCGGACGCGCGTACCGTCGTCGCCGCGCTCGGCACCGGCCGCCTGGACGGATCCCCGCTCGTCCCGGGGCGCCCGGCCCGGCTCCGGCTGCGCGGCCTCGACCCGGCCGCCCGCTACCGGGACGCCGCGTCGGCGACCACGTACAGCGGCGCCCATCTGCTCCACTACGGGCTGCCGTTCACGTGGAGCGCCGACCACGACGCGGAACTGGTGGTGCTGACACGGCAGTAG
- the dgoD gene encoding galactonate dehydratase yields MKITRIETFAVPPRWLFCRVETDDGVVGWGEPVVEGRAEVVRAAVGVLAEYLIGKDPLRIQDHWQVLTKGGFYRGGPVLSSAVAGLDQALWDIAGKTYGAPVHALLGGPVRDRVRVYAWVGGDEPAELSEQITAQVEAGFTAVKMNGAGATSPVATAAETAAVVDRVAAAREVLGPDRDVAVDFHGRFTAASSRRVLAELGPLHPLFVEEPVVPEHSHLLPGLVAATPVPLATGERLYGRTEFLPVLAAGIAVAQPDLSHAGGISEVHRIASLAETYGAQLAPHCPLGPIALAASLQVAFATPNFLIQEQSRGIHYNKDADLLSYLVDTEPFRFVNGHAPRGDAPGLGITIDEAAVREADRTGHTWRNPVWRHPDGSFAEW; encoded by the coding sequence GTGAAGATCACCCGTATCGAGACCTTCGCCGTGCCGCCACGCTGGCTGTTCTGCCGTGTCGAGACCGACGACGGCGTGGTCGGCTGGGGCGAGCCCGTCGTCGAGGGGCGCGCCGAGGTGGTACGCGCCGCCGTCGGCGTCCTCGCCGAGTACCTGATCGGCAAGGATCCGCTGCGTATCCAGGACCACTGGCAGGTGCTCACCAAGGGCGGCTTCTACCGCGGCGGACCCGTGCTGTCCAGCGCCGTCGCCGGACTCGACCAGGCCCTGTGGGACATCGCCGGCAAGACCTACGGCGCCCCGGTGCACGCCCTGCTGGGCGGCCCCGTGCGCGACCGGGTCCGGGTGTACGCCTGGGTCGGCGGCGACGAGCCCGCCGAGCTGTCCGAGCAGATCACCGCGCAGGTCGAGGCGGGCTTCACGGCGGTGAAGATGAACGGCGCCGGGGCGACCTCTCCGGTGGCCACCGCGGCCGAGACCGCCGCGGTCGTCGACCGCGTGGCCGCCGCCCGCGAGGTCCTCGGCCCGGACCGCGACGTGGCCGTCGACTTCCACGGACGCTTCACCGCCGCCAGCTCCCGCCGCGTCCTGGCCGAACTGGGCCCCCTCCACCCGCTGTTCGTGGAGGAACCCGTCGTCCCCGAGCACAGCCATCTGCTCCCCGGCCTGGTCGCCGCGACCCCGGTGCCCCTGGCCACCGGTGAACGGCTCTACGGACGCACGGAGTTCCTGCCCGTCCTCGCCGCCGGTATCGCCGTCGCGCAGCCCGATCTGTCCCATGCGGGCGGCATCTCCGAGGTGCACCGCATCGCCTCGCTCGCCGAGACCTACGGCGCCCAGCTCGCCCCGCACTGCCCGCTCGGCCCCATCGCGCTGGCGGCCAGCCTCCAGGTCGCGTTCGCGACACCGAACTTCCTGATACAGGAGCAGAGCCGCGGCATCCACTACAACAAGGACGCCGATCTGCTGTCCTACCTCGTCGACACCGAGCCGTTCCGCTTCGTGAACGGCCATGCGCCCCGCGGCGACGCCCCGGGCCTGGGCATCACCATCGACGAGGCGGCCGTACGCGAGGCCGACCGCACCGGTCACACCTGGCGCAACCCGGTCTGGCGGCACCCCGACGGCTCCTTCGCGGAGTGGTGA
- a CDS encoding SDR family NAD(P)-dependent oxidoreductase — translation MEQSRRYGDRFTARTAVVTGAASGIGAATAERLAQEGAAVVLADISEERGAAVAERIGEDGGRARFVAADVSAEEDWARIAAAARGFGPVDLLVSNAYTVDVTPAHETSLDSWQRQLSVNLTGAFLGFKAVLDDLRARRGAVVLTSSVHAHKGIPGHPAYAASKGALLSLCGQLAVEYGPEVRVNAVLPGPILTAAWDRVSPEDRARSVAETAAGRFGTPEEVAAAIAFLGSHEAAYITGASLVVDGGWSVVKSSA, via the coding sequence ATGGAACAGTCCCGCCGGTACGGTGACCGCTTCACCGCCCGCACGGCCGTGGTCACCGGAGCCGCCTCCGGCATCGGTGCCGCCACCGCCGAACGCCTCGCCCAGGAGGGCGCCGCCGTCGTGCTCGCCGACATCTCCGAGGAGCGCGGCGCGGCGGTCGCCGAGCGGATCGGCGAGGACGGCGGCCGCGCCCGCTTCGTGGCCGCCGACGTCTCCGCGGAGGAGGACTGGGCGCGGATCGCGGCCGCCGCGCGCGGCTTCGGCCCCGTCGACCTGCTCGTCAGCAATGCCTACACGGTCGACGTCACCCCCGCCCATGAAACGTCGCTGGACTCCTGGCAGCGGCAGCTCTCCGTCAACCTCACCGGCGCCTTCCTGGGATTCAAGGCCGTCCTGGACGATCTGCGCGCCCGCCGCGGAGCCGTCGTCCTGACCTCGTCCGTCCACGCCCACAAGGGCATCCCCGGCCACCCCGCCTACGCGGCCTCCAAGGGGGCGCTGCTGTCGCTGTGCGGGCAGCTCGCCGTCGAGTACGGGCCCGAGGTGCGGGTCAACGCCGTTCTGCCCGGCCCGATCCTGACGGCGGCCTGGGACCGGGTGTCCCCCGAGGACCGCGCGCGCAGCGTCGCCGAAACCGCGGCGGGCCGTTTCGGCACCCCGGAGGAGGTGGCCGCGGCCATCGCCTTCCTGGGCTCCCATGAGGCCGCCTACATCACCGGTGCGAGTCTTGTCGTGGACGGCGGCTGGAGCGTCGTCAAGTCCTCCGCATGA
- a CDS encoding FadR/GntR family transcriptional regulator, which translates to MTPYARRGVHGQTVEALARRILGGEIPEGATLDLVALQSELDVSLTALRESLKVLAAKGMVDARQKRGTFVRNRSDWNLLDADVLRWQFHSDRTTDADRALLRNLAEVRSIIEPAAVRLAAERRTDADLAALDAAVDAMGAGGSDAAHAVEADLAFHRALLVATHNELLERMEMVIESGLAHRDRIVHSSPHSQDPVPAHRAVLDAVRAQDPHAAEAAMRALLDQAGRDLDRVGGSDNDMERPSGQ; encoded by the coding sequence ATGACGCCCTACGCCCGTCGCGGCGTGCACGGCCAGACCGTGGAGGCCCTCGCCCGCCGCATCCTGGGCGGCGAGATCCCCGAAGGAGCCACCCTGGACCTGGTCGCCCTGCAGAGCGAACTGGACGTCAGCCTCACCGCCCTGCGCGAGTCGCTGAAGGTACTGGCCGCCAAGGGGATGGTCGACGCCCGTCAGAAGCGCGGCACCTTCGTACGGAACCGCTCGGACTGGAATCTGCTCGACGCCGACGTGCTGCGCTGGCAGTTCCACAGCGACCGCACCACCGACGCCGACCGCGCGCTGCTGCGCAACCTCGCCGAGGTGCGCTCCATCATCGAACCGGCGGCCGTACGCCTGGCCGCCGAGCGGCGCACCGACGCCGACCTCGCCGCCCTGGACGCCGCCGTGGACGCGATGGGGGCGGGCGGCTCCGACGCGGCCCACGCGGTGGAGGCCGACCTCGCCTTCCACCGGGCCCTGCTCGTCGCCACCCACAACGAACTCCTCGAACGCATGGAGATGGTGATCGAGTCGGGCCTCGCCCACCGCGACCGCATCGTGCACAGCTCCCCCCACAGCCAGGACCCCGTACCCGCCCACCGCGCCGTCCTGGACGCCGTGCGCGCCCAGGACCCGCACGCCGCCGAGGCCGCCATGCGGGCTCTGCTCGACCAGGCAGGCCGCGACCTGGACCGGGTCGGCGGCTCCGACAACGACATGGAAAGGCCCTCTGGCCAGTGA
- a CDS encoding bifunctional 4-hydroxy-2-oxoglutarate aldolase/2-dehydro-3-deoxy-phosphogluconate aldolase, whose amino-acid sequence MDLRAALAAHRLVAVVRGDDPEAALRTVLALADEGIELIEVSLSGTDALTVIERAREALGPDRPLGAGTVLTAEEAHAVHRAGADFAVTPGLGEGMSAARELGLPVLAGVMTPSEVIAARALGAEALKIFPAAQAGGPGYLKALRGPFPHEPFVPVGGVDEAAARAYLAAGATAVGIGSPLVGDAADGGSTAALRERARAFRTAVQEATA is encoded by the coding sequence GTGGACCTGCGAGCCGCCCTGGCCGCCCACCGACTGGTCGCCGTCGTGCGCGGCGACGACCCCGAGGCCGCGCTGCGCACCGTACTGGCCCTGGCCGACGAGGGCATCGAGCTGATCGAGGTGTCGCTGTCCGGCACGGACGCCCTGACCGTCATCGAGCGGGCCCGCGAGGCCCTCGGCCCCGACCGCCCCCTCGGCGCGGGCACCGTGCTCACCGCCGAGGAGGCCCACGCCGTCCACCGGGCGGGCGCCGACTTCGCCGTCACTCCCGGCCTGGGCGAAGGGATGTCCGCCGCACGCGAGCTGGGCCTGCCGGTCCTGGCGGGGGTCATGACACCGAGCGAAGTCATCGCCGCACGGGCGCTCGGCGCCGAGGCGCTGAAGATCTTCCCGGCCGCCCAGGCGGGCGGCCCCGGCTATCTCAAGGCCCTGCGGGGTCCGTTTCCGCACGAGCCGTTCGTACCGGTCGGCGGCGTGGACGAAGCCGCGGCCCGCGCCTACCTGGCCGCCGGGGCGACCGCGGTCGGCATCGGCTCGCCGCTCGTCGGCGACGCCGCCGACGGCGGCAGCACGGCCGCCCTGCGCGAACGCGCCCGCGCCTTCCGGACGGCCGTCCAGGAGGCCACAGCGTGA
- a CDS encoding SMP-30/gluconolactonase/LRE family protein, protein MTEDPRPTRPDRLDLGEGIRWTGVALVLVDILEGRLLTAPQDPTAPLRTLAELPVPLGAVAPVADRPGTWIAAAGTGICLLGPDSATTWLAQPEAAARPARRMNDGTADPSGRFWAGSMAYDADEDAGSLHRVDHDGTVTRVLDGITVPNGPAFTADGRAMYLADSARGVVRRYPVDPATGGLGTPTTFVTVDGGSPDGMVVDDEGGVWIAVWGTGTVRRYRPDGALDRTLRLPAAQPAGVCLQGDVLHITTARVGLTRPGPDDGALFAVRVEVPGPPAAVYRPHPGAGPEPAPIQARA, encoded by the coding sequence GTGACCGAGGATCCGCGCCCGACCCGCCCCGACCGCCTGGACCTCGGCGAGGGCATCCGCTGGACCGGCGTAGCCCTCGTCCTCGTCGACATCCTTGAGGGCCGCCTGCTGACGGCCCCTCAGGACCCCACCGCGCCCCTGCGGACGCTGGCCGAGCTGCCCGTCCCCCTGGGCGCGGTGGCGCCCGTGGCGGACCGGCCCGGCACCTGGATCGCCGCCGCGGGCACCGGGATCTGCCTGCTCGGCCCCGACTCCGCCACCACCTGGTTGGCGCAGCCCGAGGCGGCTGCCCGCCCCGCCCGGCGCATGAACGACGGCACCGCCGACCCGTCCGGCAGGTTCTGGGCGGGCAGCATGGCCTACGACGCCGACGAGGACGCGGGCTCCCTCCACCGGGTGGACCACGACGGCACGGTCACCCGGGTCCTCGACGGCATCACGGTGCCGAACGGGCCCGCGTTCACGGCCGACGGACGCGCCATGTATCTGGCCGACAGCGCCCGGGGCGTCGTCCGGCGCTACCCCGTCGACCCGGCGACGGGCGGCCTCGGCACACCGACGACGTTCGTCACGGTGGACGGCGGCAGCCCCGACGGAATGGTCGTCGACGACGAGGGTGGCGTGTGGATCGCCGTCTGGGGCACCGGGACGGTGCGCCGGTACCGGCCGGACGGCGCACTCGACCGCACGCTGCGGCTGCCCGCCGCCCAGCCCGCCGGAGTCTGCCTCCAGGGCGATGTCCTGCACATCACCACGGCCCGGGTCGGCCTCACCCGGCCGGGCCCCGACGACGGCGCCCTGTTCGCGGTCCGGGTCGAGGTGCCGGGCCCTCCGGCGGCCGTCTATCGCCCGCACCCGGGTGCCGGGCCCGAGCCGGCACCGATACAGGCGCGCGCATGA